One genomic window of Undibacterium cyanobacteriorum includes the following:
- a CDS encoding DUF3570 domain-containing protein, with the protein MTKPASHAKLLLATAALLSAPVCHAEDPPERGSLAIKYLDYFDKQPGTDRIRVKATAIGLVAPISPEWSMTATATTDGISGASPAFHNSAITKMNDRRNAGDAAFTRYFSNSSATFGLNYSKESDYISKGVSLQSAFSSEDRNTTWTAGIGVSNDTIDSNNKVARNERKHVTDLLVGVTQVLTPVDIIQFNLGMSRATGYLSDPYKVFDKRPDKQSNTFTTRWNHHLDQLDASTRFSYRYYSDDWSIKSHTFGLEYAQSLSDGWSVTPMLRVYSQSAAKFYVDAGPIDFPFPPNPPEGAEFYSEDQRLSAYGARTYGIKLSKNLGDDWVIDFKYEKYEQRGDWRLFGDGSKGLLPFQARSYQIGLSRAF; encoded by the coding sequence ATGACAAAACCTGCATCTCACGCAAAACTTCTTTTAGCAACGGCAGCATTACTCAGTGCGCCAGTTTGCCACGCCGAAGATCCTCCCGAGCGAGGATCGCTCGCTATCAAATATCTCGACTATTTTGATAAACAACCCGGCACCGATAGGATTCGTGTAAAAGCCACTGCGATCGGTCTCGTTGCTCCCATTTCACCAGAGTGGTCGATGACTGCGACCGCCACGACCGATGGTATTTCCGGTGCCTCTCCTGCCTTCCATAATTCAGCGATCACCAAAATGAATGATCGACGTAACGCCGGCGATGCTGCATTCACGCGCTACTTCAGTAATAGCAGCGCGACTTTCGGGCTCAATTACTCAAAAGAATCCGACTACATCTCCAAAGGTGTGAGCTTGCAATCCGCGTTCAGCAGTGAGGATCGCAACACGACTTGGACCGCTGGCATCGGTGTGAGCAACGATACGATTGACTCGAATAACAAAGTCGCCCGCAACGAACGCAAACATGTCACCGATCTTTTGGTGGGTGTCACTCAAGTGCTCACACCGGTCGATATTATCCAATTCAATTTGGGGATGAGCCGCGCCACAGGTTACTTGTCTGACCCGTACAAGGTGTTCGACAAACGCCCAGATAAGCAAAGCAATACTTTCACCACACGTTGGAACCATCACCTCGATCAACTCGACGCCAGTACCCGTTTTAGCTACCGCTATTACAGCGACGATTGGTCAATTAAATCGCACACTTTTGGACTCGAATATGCACAAAGTCTGAGTGATGGTTGGAGTGTGACGCCAATGTTGCGCGTTTATAGCCAAAGTGCGGCGAAATTCTATGTCGATGCTGGGCCTATCGATTTCCCATTTCCGCCCAACCCTCCTGAAGGTGCTGAGTTTTACTCCGAAGACCAACGCCTTTCAGCTTATGGCGCGAGGACTTACGGCATTAAATTGAGTAAGAATTTAGGTGATGATTGGGTAATCGATTTTAAATACGAAAAATACGAGCAACGCGGCGATTGGCGCTTATTCGGTGACGGCAGTAAAGGACTTCTGCCGTTTCAAGCGCGCAGTTATCAAATAGGTTTATCACGTGCCTTTTGA
- a CDS encoding FAD:protein FMN transferase — protein MQKEIHGFPFKAMGSACEIVIASTQDRPELASATQAAIEEVLRIESKYSRYRADSIVSRINAAAGQFAVECDDETWNLLQFAEQLFDLSDGLFDITAGILRQAWDFKQAIVPKREQLEELCSRISWASCEREQQNIFLPQRGMEIDFGGFGKEYAADRAAMVLQAHGLQHGYVNLGGDIHFLGPKLDGSSWNIGIQHPRKKGELIASIPLQQGGLATSGDYEKYFELDGQHYCHILNPKSGMPVRYWASVSVVGPNSLIAGSYSTIAMLLEDKAIDFLNATEFKYLAVDSALEIQLKQ, from the coding sequence ATGCAAAAGGAGATTCACGGGTTTCCATTTAAGGCCATGGGATCCGCCTGCGAAATCGTGATTGCGAGTACTCAAGATCGACCAGAGCTTGCAAGCGCCACGCAAGCGGCGATCGAAGAAGTACTACGGATAGAATCGAAATATTCTCGTTATCGCGCCGACAGTATCGTGAGTCGTATCAATGCTGCAGCTGGCCAGTTTGCCGTCGAGTGCGATGATGAAACTTGGAATCTATTGCAATTTGCCGAACAACTGTTTGATTTAAGCGACGGCTTATTCGATATCACAGCGGGTATCTTGCGCCAAGCATGGGATTTCAAACAAGCTATCGTGCCAAAGCGCGAGCAATTGGAAGAACTATGCAGTCGGATAAGTTGGGCAAGTTGTGAAAGAGAACAGCAAAATATTTTTCTCCCACAAAGAGGAATGGAAATCGACTTTGGCGGTTTCGGCAAAGAATATGCAGCGGATCGGGCTGCCATGGTTTTACAGGCGCATGGACTACAGCATGGCTATGTCAATCTAGGGGGCGATATTCATTTTCTTGGTCCTAAGTTAGATGGAAGTTCTTGGAATATCGGGATACAACATCCACGTAAAAAGGGTGAATTGATTGCGAGTATCCCATTGCAGCAAGGTGGTCTTGCGACCAGCGGTGACTACGAAAAATATTTTGAGCTTGATGGACAACATTACTGCCATATCTTGAATCCCAAGAGTGGCATGCCTGTTCGTTATTGGGCGTCGGTAAGCGTAGTGGGCCCCAATAGTTTGATCGCTGGGAGTTACAGTACGATCGCCATGTTGCTAGAAGATAAGGCCATTGATTTTCTAAATGCCACTGAGTTCAAATATCTTGCGGTTGATTCGGCTTTAGAAATTCAACTCAAGCAATGA